The window CCGGCGACGTGCTCTCGGACCTGGCGGCCGGGCTCGTGGGCGGGCTCGGCCTGCTCCCGTCGGCGAACGTCGGCCACGACAACGCCCTGTTCGAGCCGGTCCACGGGACCGCGCCCGACATCGCCGGCCAAGGGGTCGCGAACCCGACGGCGGCGATACTGTCGGCCGCGATGCTGTTGGAGTACCTCGGGTACGTCGAGGAGGGGCAGCGGGTGCGCGACGCCGTGGAGGGCGTGCTCTCCGACGGGCCCCGCACCGGCGACCTCGGCGGCGACGCGACGACCGACGAGGTCACCGCGGCGATCGTCGACCGGCTCTAGGCGCCGGACCGTTCCGCGAGAGAGGGCCTCGCACGGTGGCCGCGGTCGAACCACAAGAAAGGAAACCCTGCGGCCCGTCCGTCCGGGTATGAGCAACTACGAAGTCGCGATGGAAGCCGCCTGGTTGGTCCGTGACGTCGAGGAGACCGACGACGCCATCGGCGTCGCGGTCAGCGAAGCCGGCAAGCGACTCAACGAGACGGACAAGCAGTACGTCGAGGTCGAGCCCGGCGTCACCGGCTGTCCGGCCTGCGGCGAGCCGTTCGACGCCGCGTTTCTCGCCGCGAACACGGCCTTGGTCGGGCTCCTCTTGGAGATCGACATCTTCAACGCCGACAGCGAGGAGCACGCGGAGCGGATCGCGAAGAGCGAGGTCGGCGGCGCGCTGCGAGACGTCCCCCTCGAGGTCATCGAGATCATCGAGACGGAGGGCGACGAGGACGACGACCGCGACGACGAGTGAGACGCGACGAGTGAGCGTGTCGCGGTCGAACGGGGCTCGCGACCGCCGCCGCGATATCGGTCGTCGCCGAAACCTTTTC is drawn from Halorubrum sp. CBA1229 and contains these coding sequences:
- a CDS encoding DUF555 domain-containing protein: MSNYEVAMEAAWLVRDVEETDDAIGVAVSEAGKRLNETDKQYVEVEPGVTGCPACGEPFDAAFLAANTALVGLLLEIDIFNADSEEHAERIAKSEVGGALRDVPLEVIEIIETEGDEDDDRDDE